One region of Mycobacterium riyadhense genomic DNA includes:
- the lysX gene encoding bifunctional lysylphosphatidylglycerol synthetase/lysine--tRNA ligase LysX encodes MTLIKPRSGESRPVSRYHWVPAAAGWTVGVIATLSLLASVSPLVRWLIHAPREFINSYLFNFPDTSFAWSFVLALLAGALAARKRIAWLLLLGNMVLAAVLNVADIATGGNTAPENFGENLGFAFHVVASVLLVLGYRQFWAKVRRGALFKAAGVLLAGGAIGILVSWGLVELFPGSLAPQDRLPYVANRVIGFGLADPDLFSGKPHVFLNAIFGLFGAFALIAAAIVLFQSQRADNALTGEDESAIRGLVQLYGQNDSLAYFATRRDKSVVFAPSGRAAITYRVEIGVCLASGDPVGDPRAWPQAVAAWLRLCQTYGWSPGVMGASSLGAQVYREAGLNALVLGDEAILRPAEFKLTGPEMRGVRQAVTRARRSGLTVRIRRHRDVSDDEMAKTIERADAWRDTESERGFSMALGRLGDPADSNCLLVEAITPDQEVMALLSLVPWGTTGVSLDLMRRSPQSPNGTIELMVSELALHAESLGITRISLNFAVFRSAFEQGAQLGAGPVARLWRALLVFFSRWWQLETLYRSNMKYQPEWVPRYSCYEDARLIPKVGVASVIAEGFLVLPFSRRNRVHTGHHPAVPPPLVATGLLHHDGTAPDVSGLQQPDTGNGTEVQRRLPEQVRVRLAKLKKLQDSGIDVYPVGYQPSHTVAQALDADDQTDVSVSGRILRVRNFGGVLFAQLRDWSGEVQVLLDNSRLEQGRAADFNAAIDLGDLVEMTGHMGSSKNGTQSLIVSRWRLIGKCLRPLPNKWKGLTDPEARVRTRYVDLAINAESRTLITARSDILRSIRETLFAKGFTEVETPILQQLHGGAAARPFVTHINAYSMDLFLRIAPELYLKRLCVGGVERVFELGRAFRNEGVDFSHNPEFTLLEAYQAHADYMVWIDGCRELIQNAARAANGAPTAMRPGSGDRLEPVDISGVWPVKTVHEAVSEALGERIDADTDLTTLRKLSEAAHIPYRLQWDAGAVVLELYEHLVEDRTAYPTFYIDFPTSVSPLTRPHRSKRGVAERWDLVAWGVELGTAYSELTDPVEQRRRLHEQSLLATGGDPEAMQLDEDFLQAMEYAMPPTGGLGMGIDRLVMLVTGRSIRETLPFPLAKPH; translated from the coding sequence GTGACACTCATCAAGCCTCGCTCAGGGGAGAGCAGGCCGGTTTCCCGGTATCACTGGGTCCCCGCGGCGGCGGGCTGGACCGTCGGAGTCATCGCGACCCTGTCGCTACTGGCGAGTGTGTCGCCGTTGGTCCGCTGGCTCATCCACGCTCCACGCGAATTCATCAACAGCTACCTGTTCAACTTCCCCGACACCAGCTTCGCCTGGTCCTTCGTGCTGGCCCTGTTGGCCGGTGCGCTGGCCGCGCGCAAACGTATTGCCTGGTTGCTGTTGCTGGGAAACATGGTCCTTGCCGCAGTACTGAATGTCGCCGATATCGCCACGGGCGGCAACACCGCTCCCGAGAACTTCGGCGAGAACCTCGGATTCGCTTTCCACGTCGTCGCAAGCGTTCTTTTGGTGCTTGGCTATCGGCAGTTCTGGGCCAAGGTCCGTAGGGGCGCACTGTTCAAGGCGGCCGGAGTGCTGCTTGCCGGCGGAGCGATCGGAATCCTAGTGTCCTGGGGTCTGGTGGAGTTGTTCCCGGGATCGCTTGCGCCGCAAGACCGGTTGCCTTATGTCGCGAACCGGGTGATCGGCTTCGGCCTCGCGGACCCCGATCTGTTCAGCGGCAAGCCGCATGTCTTTCTCAACGCGATCTTTGGATTGTTCGGCGCCTTCGCGTTGATTGCGGCGGCGATTGTGTTGTTCCAGTCCCAGCGGGCCGACAATGCACTGACCGGGGAGGACGAATCGGCCATACGCGGGCTGGTCCAGTTGTACGGGCAGAACGACTCACTCGCGTACTTCGCCACCCGTCGTGACAAGTCGGTGGTCTTCGCACCCAGTGGCCGCGCCGCCATAACCTATCGGGTCGAGATCGGCGTTTGCCTGGCCAGCGGCGACCCGGTGGGCGACCCCCGCGCATGGCCACAGGCCGTCGCCGCGTGGCTACGGCTGTGCCAGACCTACGGCTGGTCCCCCGGCGTCATGGGCGCCAGTTCACTAGGCGCACAGGTGTACCGCGAAGCGGGCCTGAATGCGCTGGTGTTGGGTGACGAGGCCATTCTGCGGCCGGCCGAATTCAAATTGACCGGGCCGGAGATGCGTGGCGTCCGCCAGGCGGTGACTCGGGCGCGCCGGTCGGGGCTGACGGTGCGCATCCGACGGCACCGCGACGTCTCCGACGACGAGATGGCCAAGACAATTGAGCGCGCCGACGCGTGGCGCGACACCGAATCCGAGCGTGGCTTCTCAATGGCGCTGGGCCGACTCGGTGACCCGGCTGACTCCAACTGCCTGCTGGTCGAGGCGATAACCCCCGACCAAGAGGTAATGGCACTGTTGTCTTTGGTGCCATGGGGAACCACCGGTGTCTCCCTGGATCTGATGCGCCGTTCTCCGCAATCCCCCAACGGCACCATCGAACTGATGGTCAGCGAGCTCGCCTTGCACGCTGAAAGCCTTGGTATCACCCGTATCTCGCTGAACTTCGCGGTGTTCCGGTCCGCCTTCGAACAGGGCGCCCAACTTGGCGCGGGACCGGTGGCACGGTTGTGGCGCGCCCTGTTGGTGTTCTTCTCGCGCTGGTGGCAGCTCGAGACGCTGTACCGCTCGAACATGAAGTACCAACCCGAATGGGTACCGCGCTACTCCTGCTACGAAGACGCTCGATTGATTCCTAAGGTCGGCGTCGCCTCGGTGATCGCCGAGGGCTTCCTGGTATTGCCGTTCAGCCGACGCAATCGGGTACACACCGGCCATCATCCGGCGGTGCCGCCGCCGCTGGTGGCTACCGGCCTATTGCATCACGACGGCACGGCCCCGGACGTGAGTGGGCTGCAACAGCCGGACACCGGCAACGGCACCGAGGTTCAGCGTCGCCTGCCCGAGCAGGTCCGCGTGCGACTCGCCAAGTTAAAGAAGTTGCAGGACAGCGGTATTGATGTCTACCCGGTAGGATATCAGCCCAGTCACACGGTTGCACAGGCGCTGGATGCGGACGATCAGACCGATGTTTCGGTGTCCGGGCGCATATTGCGAGTACGCAATTTCGGTGGGGTGCTATTCGCCCAGCTGCGCGATTGGTCCGGTGAAGTCCAAGTGCTGCTGGATAATTCACGTCTAGAGCAGGGCCGCGCCGCGGATTTCAACGCGGCGATCGATCTGGGCGACCTAGTGGAGATGACCGGGCATATGGGCTCGAGCAAGAACGGAACCCAGTCGTTGATCGTGAGCCGCTGGCGCTTGATCGGCAAGTGCTTGCGACCGCTGCCCAATAAATGGAAGGGGCTCACCGATCCCGAGGCCCGGGTACGGACCCGCTATGTGGACCTGGCGATCAACGCCGAATCCCGTACGCTGATCACGGCCCGCAGCGACATCTTGCGGTCGATCCGAGAGACGCTGTTCGCCAAGGGATTTACCGAGGTCGAAACTCCGATCCTGCAGCAGCTGCACGGCGGAGCCGCCGCAAGACCGTTCGTCACGCATATCAACGCCTACTCAATGGACCTGTTCTTGCGCATCGCGCCGGAGCTGTATCTGAAGCGCCTGTGCGTCGGTGGCGTGGAACGAGTATTCGAGCTCGGCCGCGCGTTTCGCAACGAGGGTGTCGACTTCAGCCATAACCCGGAATTCACCCTGCTGGAGGCCTATCAAGCGCACGCCGACTACATGGTGTGGATCGACGGGTGCCGCGAGCTCATCCAAAACGCTGCCCGAGCGGCGAATGGTGCGCCCACCGCGATGCGACCGGGCAGTGGTGATCGCCTCGAGCCGGTAGACATCTCCGGCGTCTGGCCGGTCAAGACGGTGCACGAGGCGGTGTCCGAAGCCCTCGGGGAGCGCATCGACGCGGACACCGACTTGACGACGCTGCGCAAGCTATCCGAGGCCGCCCACATTCCCTACCGGTTGCAGTGGGACGCCGGCGCGGTAGTGCTGGAGCTGTACGAGCACCTGGTTGAGGACCGCACCGCGTATCCGACGTTCTACATCGACTTCCCGACATCGGTGTCACCCTTGACCCGACCACATCGCAGCAAGCGCGGAGTCGCCGAACGTTGGGACCTAGTGGCGTGGGGCGTCGAGCTGGGTACGGCCTACAGCGAACTCACCGACCCGGTCGAGCAACGGCGCCGTCTGCACGAGCAGTCCCTGCTGGCAACCGGCGGAGATCCCGAGGCGATGCAGCTCGACGAAGACTTCCTACAAGCCATGGAATACGCGATGCCGCCCACCGGGGGGCTCGGGATGGGCATTGACCGGTTGGTCATGCTGGTCACCGGCCGCAGCATTCGCGAGACGCTGCCCTTCCCCCTCGCCAAGCCGCACTAG
- a CDS encoding adenylate/guanylate cyclase domain-containing protein has translation MEVGLGDSESGVPDKTVTESARDVSRRLSVARWLRSTNHSPGVVAFIRRARRLLPGDPEFGDPLSTAGEGGPRAAARAADRLLGDRDAASREVSLGVLQVWQALTESISRRPANPEVTLVFTDLVGFSTWSLQAGDDAALVLLRQVARAVEPPLLDAGGHIVKRMGDGIMAVFRRPDVAVRAVVAAQDAVKSVEVHGYTPRMRVGIHTGRPQRLGADWLGVDVNIAARVMERATKGGIMISSPTLDLIPQSELDELGVVAKRARRPIFSSKLTGIPPDLAIYRLRTGRELTAADNQDETELDA, from the coding sequence GTGGAGGTCGGGCTTGGCGACTCGGAGTCCGGCGTGCCCGACAAGACTGTGACCGAGTCGGCGCGTGACGTCTCTCGGCGATTGTCTGTGGCGCGGTGGCTGCGTAGCACCAACCACAGTCCCGGAGTTGTGGCGTTCATCCGCCGCGCGCGACGGTTGTTGCCCGGCGATCCGGAGTTCGGCGACCCGCTGTCCACCGCAGGTGAGGGCGGTCCCCGCGCCGCGGCACGGGCCGCCGACCGGCTGCTGGGGGATCGCGACGCGGCGTCTCGCGAGGTCAGCCTGGGTGTGCTGCAAGTATGGCAAGCGTTGACCGAGTCCATTTCTCGGCGGCCGGCAAACCCGGAGGTAACACTGGTATTCACCGATCTGGTCGGTTTCTCGACGTGGTCGCTGCAGGCTGGTGATGACGCGGCCCTGGTGCTGCTGCGGCAGGTAGCCCGGGCTGTGGAGCCGCCACTCTTGGACGCCGGTGGACACATCGTCAAGCGGATGGGCGACGGGATCATGGCGGTGTTCCGCAGGCCGGACGTTGCCGTGCGGGCCGTAGTCGCCGCTCAGGATGCTGTGAAATCAGTTGAAGTACATGGATATACGCCACGGATGCGGGTCGGCATCCACACCGGCCGACCGCAGCGCCTGGGTGCAGACTGGCTCGGCGTCGACGTCAATATCGCCGCGCGGGTTATGGAAAGGGCCACCAAAGGTGGCATCATGATTTCCAGCCCAACCCTAGACCTGATCCCGCAAAGTGAGTTGGACGAGTTGGGTGTCGTCGCCAAGCGCGCACGCCGACCGATATTTTCCAGCAAACTCACCGGCATCCCACCGGACCTGGCGATCTATCGCCTGAGGACTGGTAGGGAGTTGACAGCCGCCGATAACCAAGATGAGACAGAACTCGATGCATAG
- a CDS encoding oxygenase MpaB family protein, with translation MTVVSTTSAEPLGPDSLTWKYFGDLRTGMMGVWIGAIQNMYPELGAGVTEHSILLREPLQRVARSVYPIMGVVYDGDRAAETGQQIKGYHRTIKGVDVAGRRYHALNPETFYWAHATFFMLVIKVAEYFCGGLTDAEKRQLFDEHVQWYRMYGMSMRPVPKSWEEFQEYWERVGRDELEINQATLDIFQMRIPKPKFVLIPTPIWDQLFKPLVAGQRWIAAGLFEPAIREKAGMHWTPGDEVLLRVFGKLVELLFLAVPDEIRLHPRALAAYRRAEGRIRSDAPLVEAPSFVAPPRDRRGLPMHYFPPRTNPARLIMERAGSLVHGTLSIAGLRPARGRKRAA, from the coding sequence ATGACTGTCGTGTCGACTACATCCGCGGAGCCGCTCGGGCCCGACTCACTGACCTGGAAATATTTCGGTGACCTGCGCACGGGGATGATGGGCGTGTGGATCGGCGCTATCCAGAACATGTATCCGGAGCTGGGCGCTGGTGTCACCGAGCACTCGATCCTGCTGCGGGAACCATTGCAACGGGTGGCGCGGTCGGTTTACCCGATCATGGGCGTCGTGTATGACGGTGACCGGGCCGCCGAGACCGGTCAGCAGATCAAGGGCTACCACCGCACGATCAAGGGAGTCGACGTCGCGGGACGTCGCTATCACGCGCTCAATCCCGAGACGTTCTACTGGGCCCATGCGACCTTCTTCATGCTGGTCATCAAGGTGGCCGAGTACTTCTGCGGCGGCCTGACCGATGCCGAGAAGCGCCAGCTGTTCGACGAGCACGTGCAGTGGTACCGGATGTACGGGATGAGCATGCGACCGGTGCCCAAATCGTGGGAAGAGTTTCAGGAGTATTGGGAGCGGGTAGGTCGCGACGAGCTGGAGATCAACCAGGCGACGCTGGACATCTTCCAGATGCGAATCCCCAAGCCGAAATTCGTTCTGATCCCCACCCCAATCTGGGATCAATTGTTCAAGCCGTTGGTGGCCGGTCAGCGGTGGATCGCCGCCGGCCTATTCGAGCCCGCGATCCGGGAGAAGGCGGGAATGCACTGGACACCGGGCGATGAGGTATTGCTGCGAGTGTTCGGCAAGCTGGTCGAGCTGCTGTTCTTGGCAGTGCCCGACGAAATCCGCTTGCATCCGCGCGCGTTAGCCGCCTATCGCCGGGCGGAGGGACGAATTCGTAGCGACGCGCCTTTGGTCGAGGCGCCGTCATTCGTGGCGCCGCCACGGGACCGTCGGGGCCTGCCGATGCACTACTTCCCACCCCGTACCAACCCGGCCAGGCTGATCATGGAGCGCGCCGGATCGCTGGTGCACGGCACGCTCTCGATCGCCGGCCTGCGCCCGGCCCGGGGCCGTAAGAGGGCCGCCTAA
- the rpmI gene encoding 50S ribosomal protein L35: MPKAKTHSGASKRFRRTGTGKIVRQKANRRHLLEHKPTKRTRRLDGRTTVAANDTKRVKSLLNG; this comes from the coding sequence ATGCCCAAGGCCAAGACCCACAGCGGGGCCTCGAAGCGGTTCCGGCGCACCGGCACCGGGAAGATTGTCCGGCAGAAAGCCAACCGACGGCATCTGCTCGAGCACAAGCCGACCAAGCGCACCCGGCGGCTGGATGGCCGTACCACGGTGGCGGCCAATGACACCAAGCGGGTCAAGTCGCTGCTGAACGGCTGA
- a CDS encoding serine/threonine-protein kinase PknH/PknJ, giving the protein MSDTVPTSRVGTQFGPYRLRRLLGRGGMGEVYEAHDTVKDRTVALKLLSQQYSSDNVFRRRMQREAHTAGRLQEPHIVPIHDFGEVDGQLFIDMRLIEGTDLGALLHRDGALPPPRAVAIVSQVAAALDAAHRTGVIHRDIKPENILITGDDFAYLVDFGIAAAASDQHLTKTGTAVGSWSYMAPERFGDDDITYRSDIYALACVLYECLVGAPPYQTQNLSTLMGAHLMQPVPRPSLQRQGIPTAFDEVIARGMAKNPTERYPTAGELARAAQQALSAPDRDRAATLLAHTHQYVPPPSGPIPRTLPSPPPPPWAPSAPPKRRPWLILAAALLVVCVVAGTGIWLALDNSGGQPVGKNTTTTAATTTTSAVPKVAPAQLDSILLSPEQINTIVGTTGIVVDHNTTEMTDPGPENSLSDERCLGALIGYQTRPYKSSGYTAMLAQLMQKPHSNPGYVVVQGAVIFASADQALGFVTAQAVQWRDCAGKTVTQVNSGKEFHWTFREVSGDPPKISLLRDPAGAVKDVTCQHVLSAVSHLVFDVNVCSPQTIDQASQIADAMAAKLPR; this is encoded by the coding sequence ATGAGTGACACCGTGCCGACTTCGCGGGTGGGCACGCAGTTCGGGCCCTACCGGCTACGACGACTGCTGGGCCGCGGCGGGATGGGCGAAGTCTACGAGGCACACGACACCGTCAAAGACCGCACGGTCGCACTCAAACTGCTATCTCAGCAATACAGCTCGGACAACGTCTTTCGCCGACGGATGCAGCGCGAAGCCCATACCGCCGGACGCCTCCAAGAACCACACATCGTACCCATCCACGACTTCGGTGAGGTCGACGGGCAACTCTTCATCGACATGCGTCTCATCGAGGGCACCGACCTCGGGGCACTGCTGCACCGCGATGGCGCGCTGCCCCCACCTCGCGCGGTAGCCATCGTCAGCCAAGTCGCCGCCGCACTGGATGCCGCCCACCGCACCGGCGTCATCCACCGCGACATCAAGCCGGAAAACATCCTGATCACCGGCGACGACTTCGCTTACCTTGTCGACTTCGGCATCGCCGCCGCGGCCAGCGACCAACACCTCACCAAAACGGGGACGGCGGTGGGTAGCTGGAGCTACATGGCACCCGAACGATTCGGCGACGACGACATCACCTACCGTTCCGACATCTACGCACTGGCCTGCGTGCTTTATGAGTGCCTCGTCGGCGCACCCCCGTACCAAACGCAGAACCTCAGCACTCTCATGGGTGCGCATCTCATGCAGCCCGTCCCGCGACCAAGCTTGCAACGTCAGGGGATCCCGACCGCCTTCGATGAGGTCATCGCCCGGGGCATGGCTAAGAACCCCACTGAGCGCTACCCCACCGCCGGCGAGCTGGCCCGTGCCGCCCAACAAGCGCTCAGCGCCCCCGACCGGGACCGTGCCGCCACCCTGCTCGCGCACACCCACCAATACGTGCCCCCACCCTCTGGCCCAATTCCGCGCACGTTGCCGTCGCCACCGCCGCCACCGTGGGCACCTAGCGCGCCACCCAAGCGCAGGCCGTGGCTAATCCTCGCCGCGGCGCTGCTCGTCGTCTGCGTCGTCGCGGGCACGGGCATCTGGCTGGCGCTCGACAACAGCGGCGGGCAGCCCGTCGGCAAGAACACAACCACGACCGCCGCGACCACCACAACTAGCGCCGTCCCGAAAGTTGCCCCCGCACAACTAGATTCGATCCTGCTCAGCCCGGAGCAGATCAACACCATCGTCGGCACCACCGGCATCGTCGTCGACCACAACACAACCGAGATGACCGACCCCGGCCCAGAAAACTCGTTGTCGGACGAACGGTGCCTCGGGGCGCTCATTGGTTACCAAACTCGGCCGTACAAGAGCAGCGGCTACACCGCAATGCTCGCCCAGCTGATGCAGAAGCCACACAGCAACCCTGGCTACGTGGTGGTTCAGGGCGCGGTGATTTTTGCGTCCGCCGATCAGGCCCTCGGATTTGTGACGGCTCAGGCGGTCCAATGGCGGGACTGTGCCGGGAAAACCGTGACTCAGGTCAATAGCGGCAAGGAATTCCACTGGACATTCCGGGAAGTCAGTGGTGATCCCCCAAAGATCTCACTGCTGCGCGATCCGGCGGGCGCCGTGAAGGACGTGACTTGCCAGCACGTGCTCAGCGCGGTGTCCCATCTGGTCTTCGACGTCAACGTCTGTTCGCCCCAGACCATCGACCAAGCCAGCCAAATTGCCGACGCGATGGCCGCGAAGCTGCCGCGGTAA
- a CDS encoding PE family protein, producing MSVTLSEAAAAAAPTLGLAAPAADQVSAAIAAMFGTHAREFQSLSAQAAAFHEQLDQPSFH from the coding sequence CTGTCCGTCACCCTCAGCGAGGCCGCAGCGGCGGCGGCGCCCACGCTTGGGCTCGCGGCCCCGGCGGCTGATCAGGTATCGGCGGCGATCGCGGCAATGTTCGGGACGCATGCTCGAGAATTTCAATCCCTCAGCGCGCAAGCGGCGGCATTTCATGAGCAGTTAGACCAACCGTCATTCCATTGA
- a CDS encoding rhomboid-like protein has protein sequence MIYGLLSRVARVRFTVGYLAALAWVSTAILTLNPQAHDRLVRHASTNLHNLAHGRLGTLLSSAFVVEAGPLYFWMPFLACLLALAELHLHTVRLIVAFVVGHVGATLVVAAALAAAVEFGWMPWSITHATDVGMSYGALAALGALSAAIPRRWRPAWIGWWVSVSVVAVIIDGEFTNAGHAVAVILGVLLATRFRRPIHWTPLRCLMLALSSGFGFLVLAHSWWAMAAGLALGLPGAGLAHLVARRFGRRDSMANAPVLADASTVRQPALSV, from the coding sequence ATGATTTACGGCCTGTTGTCCCGGGTGGCCCGGGTCCGATTCACCGTGGGTTACCTGGCCGCTCTTGCGTGGGTCAGCACCGCGATCCTGACGCTTAATCCGCAGGCGCACGACCGTCTGGTCCGGCACGCCAGCACCAACCTGCACAACCTGGCGCATGGACGCTTGGGAACGCTATTGAGTAGCGCGTTCGTCGTCGAAGCGGGTCCGCTCTACTTCTGGATGCCCTTCCTGGCGTGTCTGCTCGCGCTCGCCGAGCTGCATTTGCACACCGTCCGGTTGATCGTGGCGTTTGTCGTCGGCCATGTCGGGGCCACACTCGTGGTGGCGGCAGCTCTGGCCGCGGCCGTGGAGTTTGGCTGGATGCCCTGGTCGATCACTCACGCTACCGATGTCGGGATGAGCTATGGGGCGCTGGCGGCGCTGGGAGCGCTGTCCGCGGCGATCCCGCGGCGCTGGCGGCCGGCGTGGATTGGCTGGTGGGTCTCGGTGAGCGTAGTAGCGGTGATCATCGATGGCGAATTCACCAACGCGGGCCATGCCGTCGCCGTGATCCTGGGCGTGCTGTTGGCCACCCGCTTTCGTCGGCCGATCCACTGGACGCCGTTGCGGTGCCTGATGCTTGCCCTGTCTTCGGGGTTCGGTTTCCTGGTGCTGGCTCATAGCTGGTGGGCGATGGCCGCCGGGCTGGCGCTTGGCCTGCCGGGTGCCGGACTGGCTCATCTGGTGGCCCGCAGGTTCGGCCGCCGCGACTCGATGGCCAACGCGCCGGTGTTAGCGGACGCGTCGACCGTCCGGCAGCCCGCGCTGAGCGTCTGA
- the infC gene encoding translation initiation factor IF-3: MSTETRVNERIRVPEVRLIGPGGEQVGIVRIEDALRVAADADLDLVEVAPNARPPVCKIMDYGKYKYEAAQKARESRRNQQQTVVKEQKLRPKIDDHDYETKKGHVVRFLEAGSKVKVTIMFRGREQSRPELGYRLLQRLGADVADYGFVETSAKQDGRNMTMVLAPHRGAKTRARARHPGEPAGGPGDAAGDSKTSSN, from the coding sequence ATCAGCACTGAGACCCGCGTCAACGAGCGCATTCGCGTACCTGAGGTCCGATTGATTGGCCCAGGGGGGGAGCAGGTAGGCATCGTGCGTATCGAAGACGCACTCCGCGTCGCCGCGGACGCCGATCTTGACCTTGTCGAAGTTGCTCCAAACGCCAGACCGCCGGTCTGCAAGATCATGGACTACGGCAAGTACAAGTATGAGGCGGCGCAGAAAGCGCGCGAATCCCGCCGGAACCAGCAGCAGACCGTTGTCAAAGAGCAAAAGCTGCGACCAAAGATCGACGACCACGACTACGAGACCAAGAAGGGCCACGTCGTGCGCTTCTTGGAAGCGGGATCGAAGGTCAAGGTCACCATCATGTTTCGCGGACGTGAGCAGTCGCGGCCCGAGTTGGGCTATCGGCTGCTGCAGCGACTGGGAGCCGACGTTGCCGACTACGGCTTCGTCGAAACCTCCGCAAAACAGGACGGGCGCAACATGACGATGGTGCTGGCACCCCACCGCGGCGCGAAGACTCGCGCCAGGGCGCGGCATCCCGGTGAACCTGCGGGTGGACCGGGCGATGCGGCTGGCGACAGCAAAACTTCATCGAACTGA
- the rplT gene encoding 50S ribosomal protein L20, giving the protein MARVKRAVNAHKKRRSVLKASKGYRGQRSRLYRKAKEQQLHSLNYAYRDRRARKGEFRKLWISRINAAARANDITYNRLIQGLKAAGVEVDRKNLADIAITDPAAFTALVDVARAALPEDVNAPSGEAA; this is encoded by the coding sequence ATGGCACGCGTAAAGCGGGCAGTCAACGCCCACAAGAAGCGGCGCTCCGTCCTGAAGGCCTCGAAAGGTTATCGGGGTCAGCGATCCCGCCTTTACCGCAAGGCCAAAGAGCAGCAGCTGCATTCGCTGAACTACGCCTACCGTGACCGTCGGGCGCGTAAGGGCGAATTCCGCAAGCTGTGGATCTCGCGAATCAACGCGGCCGCGCGCGCCAACGACATCACCTACAACCGGCTGATCCAGGGTCTGAAGGCGGCGGGTGTCGAGGTGGACCGCAAGAATCTTGCCGACATCGCGATCACCGATCCGGCGGCATTCACCGCGCTCGTCGACGTAGCCCGGGCGGCCCTACCCGAAGACGTCAACGCCCCCTCGGGAGAAGCTGCCTAA
- a CDS encoding TrmH family RNA methyltransferase, translating to MLTERSARVAAAVKLHRHVGRRRSGRFLAEGPNLVEAAGERGLIRDVFVTEAAARRHESLLARQESPVHLVTERAAKALSDTVTPTGLVAVCDMPATRLAEVVSGSPQLIAVAVDINEPGNAGTLIRIADAMGAAAVIVAGHSVDPYNGKCLRASTGSIFSIPVVVAPDIRAVVEELRVAGLRVLATTVDGETSLDDVDLAAPTAWLFGPESHGLSAEVAGGADHRVHIPMSGGAESLNVAAAAAICLYQSARALNRH from the coding sequence GTGTTGACCGAACGCTCGGCCAGGGTGGCGGCGGCGGTCAAGCTGCATCGCCACGTCGGCCGTCGGCGCTCGGGCCGGTTCCTCGCCGAAGGGCCCAACCTGGTCGAGGCCGCCGGGGAGCGCGGCCTGATCCGGGATGTCTTCGTCACCGAGGCCGCGGCACGACGTCATGAGTCCTTGCTGGCCAGGCAGGAGTCGCCGGTGCATCTGGTGACAGAACGTGCCGCAAAGGCGCTGTCCGACACGGTTACTCCGACGGGCCTGGTCGCCGTATGTGACATGCCCGCGACCCGGTTAGCCGAGGTGGTGTCTGGCTCACCCCAGTTGATCGCGGTCGCCGTCGACATCAACGAGCCGGGCAACGCCGGGACGCTCATCCGCATCGCCGACGCCATGGGCGCGGCGGCGGTGATTGTCGCCGGGCACAGCGTCGACCCGTACAACGGCAAATGTCTGCGCGCGTCCACCGGCAGCATCTTCTCCATCCCCGTCGTGGTCGCACCCGATATCCGCGCCGTCGTCGAAGAGTTGCGCGTGGCCGGTCTACGGGTGCTGGCCACCACCGTGGACGGCGAGACGTCGCTCGACGATGTTGATCTTGCGGCGCCGACGGCTTGGCTGTTCGGGCCCGAATCACATGGATTATCAGCCGAAGTCGCGGGCGGGGCGGACCACCGGGTGCACATCCCGATGTCGGGTGGCGCGGAGAGCCTGAACGTCGCCGCGGCCGCAGCTATCTGTCTATATCAGAGCGCGCGGGCCCTCAACCGACATTAG